A stretch of Methanosphaerula palustris E1-9c DNA encodes these proteins:
- a CDS encoding SGNH/GDSL hydrolase family protein, whose amino-acid sequence MKRTSIGIMILLGSLLFLGVGTTAVSATVHILPLGDSLTKGMTDTPEDANLPSYRYWLYNDLKSAGYDFDFVGSWTEPNFAFSFDQHNEGHGGYTTDGILNGASDDPAQGKLSQWLTGYHADVVLLMIGTNDVLHQVPTDTSVSNIGAIIDTVRARNPNAKFLLASIPPTSISRDNLNALNARIPALASQKSTAQSPVYFVDQYTGYDGVNDNVASSGVHPDKSGEIKLATNWFNALKQVLGGSAVTTTTTVQTTVPVTTAVPVQTVAIQTAAVQTAVTVQPTAVQTVAATATTQSVIASSAFGSSFGLGKNFVLGDTSFAAPAGVTQSSGSSWSSSSWGSFSTVSSGFTGTASSTSLTPPNQMFVRWYPSNFPAGRV is encoded by the coding sequence ATGAAACGCACATCTATTGGAATTATGATTCTTCTTGGGTCTCTCCTCTTTCTCGGGGTGGGGACGACCGCCGTATCTGCGACGGTTCACATCCTCCCGCTGGGGGACTCGTTGACAAAAGGGATGACAGACACCCCTGAGGATGCGAACCTCCCATCGTACCGGTACTGGCTGTATAATGACCTGAAGTCAGCCGGGTATGACTTTGACTTTGTTGGGAGCTGGACGGAACCGAACTTTGCCTTCTCTTTCGACCAGCACAACGAAGGACACGGGGGATATACCACCGACGGGATCCTGAACGGTGCTTCTGATGACCCTGCCCAGGGTAAGCTCTCTCAGTGGCTCACTGGTTACCATGCCGACGTCGTCCTGCTGATGATCGGGACCAACGATGTCCTCCACCAGGTTCCGACTGACACGTCTGTCAGTAACATCGGTGCGATCATTGACACGGTTCGGGCACGGAACCCGAATGCAAAGTTCCTGCTCGCCTCCATCCCGCCGACCTCAATCTCAAGGGACAACCTGAATGCCCTGAATGCACGCATTCCTGCGCTTGCATCCCAGAAGAGCACGGCCCAGTCCCCGGTCTACTTCGTCGACCAGTATACAGGCTACGACGGGGTCAATGACAACGTGGCGTCGAGCGGAGTTCACCCAGATAAGAGCGGGGAGATCAAACTGGCAACCAACTGGTTTAATGCTCTCAAACAGGTCCTCGGTGGTTCAGCGGTCACGACAACGACTACTGTGCAGACAACGGTTCCTGTCACGACTGCCGTGCCGGTCCAGACAGTAGCAATACAGACTGCTGCAGTTCAGACCGCTGTAACTGTACAGCCGACAGCTGTGCAGACGGTTGCAGCCACCGCCACGACCCAGAGTGTCATCGCCTCGTCCGCGTTTGGATCGAGTTTTGGACTCGGTAAGAACTTTGTCCTCGGTGACACAAGTTTCGCTGCCCCGGCCGGTGTGACTCAGAGTTCAGGGAGCAGTTGGAGCAGCAGCAGTTGGGGTTCATTCAGTACAGTATCCAGTGGCTTCACAGGAACTGCCAGTTCAACGAGTTTGACCCCGCCAAATCAGATGTTTGTCAGATGGTATCCATCCAATTTCCCTGCCGGCAGGGTTTAA
- a CDS encoding EF-Tu/IF-2/RF-3 family GTPase, giving the protein MANLTIAVLGENGYAKNLGKAGTASDITFYNLKKGETTVTFIEPTRYPERIVSLFYAVSTAAGALVVVDAITAQFGECVLMLDSAGIKQGWLVLKNYLTREELAPLIKGTVVEHYAVIEDDPVAEREFFLSHALGQPAPETETGTVPVDHAFPVKGIGTVVLGDVAFGTIHKHDTLTVLPGGKSVQVRSIQKHDDDADTAVQGDRVGVALKNIEADELTRGDVLTGDPNLLVRDEITGEARIVKYWPAALKEGMVLYLGHWMQFIPCRVTAVTDQGDWHTPTITLSLDKPVIARSGDRSVLCYLEGGKLRITGTIPL; this is encoded by the coding sequence ATGGCAAACCTGACAATTGCAGTGCTCGGTGAGAACGGGTATGCAAAGAACCTGGGCAAAGCTGGTACCGCCAGCGACATCACCTTCTATAATCTAAAAAAAGGGGAGACAACGGTCACGTTCATCGAACCGACCAGGTACCCCGAACGGATCGTCTCGCTCTTCTATGCAGTCTCAACAGCGGCCGGCGCCCTCGTGGTGGTGGACGCCATCACAGCGCAGTTCGGGGAGTGTGTACTGATGCTCGACTCAGCCGGGATCAAGCAGGGCTGGCTGGTACTGAAGAACTATCTGACCCGCGAGGAGTTGGCCCCGCTCATCAAGGGAACAGTCGTCGAGCACTACGCAGTTATCGAGGACGACCCCGTCGCTGAACGGGAGTTCTTCCTCTCCCATGCCCTAGGGCAACCTGCCCCGGAAACTGAAACAGGAACCGTTCCAGTGGACCATGCATTCCCGGTGAAGGGGATCGGGACTGTAGTCCTCGGGGATGTAGCCTTCGGGACCATCCACAAACACGACACCCTGACCGTCCTCCCTGGAGGAAAGAGCGTCCAGGTCCGTTCTATCCAGAAGCATGACGACGATGCCGATACGGCAGTGCAGGGGGACCGGGTCGGTGTCGCGCTTAAGAACATCGAAGCCGATGAGTTGACTCGCGGGGACGTGCTGACCGGCGATCCAAATCTGCTGGTCAGAGATGAGATCACCGGAGAGGCCAGGATCGTGAAGTACTGGCCTGCTGCCCTGAAGGAAGGAATGGTGCTGTACCTCGGTCACTGGATGCAGTTCATCCCCTGCCGGGTCACCGCTGTCACCGACCAGGGGGACTGGCACACCCCAACGATCACGCTGTCACTGGACAAACCGGTGATCGCCCGCTCAGGGGACCGTAGTGTGCTCTGCTACCTGGAAGGCGGAAAACTTCGGATCACCGGCACGATTCCACTCTGA
- the pdxS gene encoding pyridoxal 5'-phosphate synthase lyase subunit PdxS, with translation MKLEELRFGTELLKRGFASMQKGGVIMDVVNADQARIAEEAGAVAVMALERVPAEIRKAGGVARMADPDRVTGIIDAVSIPVMGKVRIGHFIEARVLESLGVDMIDESEVLTPADEEYHIRKTEFDVPFVCGARNLGEALRRIDEGAAMIRTKGEAGTGNVVEAVRHMHAIMGEIRQLKGLDRQELIDRARSIEAPTALVIECAERGRLPVVNFSAGGIATPSDAALMMHLGADGVFVGSGIFLSSNPARTAKAVVEAVNHYQEPAVIAEVSRGLGEAMKGIDVHTLKDDEVLQFRGR, from the coding sequence ATGAAGCTCGAGGAACTGAGGTTCGGCACCGAGCTGCTGAAGCGCGGATTCGCGTCCATGCAGAAGGGTGGTGTGATCATGGATGTGGTCAACGCAGATCAGGCGCGGATCGCTGAGGAAGCGGGGGCTGTCGCTGTGATGGCCCTTGAGCGGGTACCGGCAGAGATCAGAAAAGCCGGTGGGGTGGCCAGGATGGCGGACCCAGATCGTGTGACCGGAATCATCGATGCGGTCAGCATCCCGGTGATGGGTAAGGTCAGGATCGGTCACTTTATCGAGGCCCGGGTGCTCGAATCGCTTGGGGTCGATATGATTGATGAGAGCGAGGTACTGACACCTGCTGATGAAGAATATCATATTCGGAAGACTGAATTTGATGTTCCATTCGTCTGCGGTGCGCGGAATCTCGGCGAGGCTCTCCGTCGGATCGATGAAGGCGCAGCCATGATCCGGACCAAGGGCGAGGCTGGCACCGGCAACGTCGTCGAGGCCGTCAGGCACATGCATGCGATCATGGGCGAGATCCGGCAGCTCAAAGGGCTCGACCGACAGGAGCTGATCGACCGGGCCCGGTCGATCGAGGCGCCGACAGCCCTCGTCATCGAGTGTGCTGAGCGGGGAAGACTTCCGGTCGTGAACTTCTCGGCTGGTGGGATAGCGACCCCCTCGGATGCGGCCCTGATGATGCACCTCGGTGCAGACGGTGTATTTGTCGGTTCAGGAATTTTCCTCTCCAGCAACCCGGCCCGAACGGCCAAGGCTGTCGTCGAGGCGGTCAACCACTACCAGGAGCCGGCTGTGATCGCTGAGGTCTCCCGCGGGCTTGGCGAGGCGATGAAGGGGATCGATGTTCATACTCTCAAGGACGACGAGGTGCTCCAGTTCCGTGGACGTTAA
- a CDS encoding ribonuclease III domain-containing protein, translating to MTLEWQIEELERRIKYRFIDQAHPQRALTRLAFAGEQHFEDDRDMDALATLGDAVIDLLVIDDLLRTGVTRKGEITVLKVRRVNMSVLRSIAESLDLAPLVFWGKGEETQQVWLSGRVLAECCEAVIGAVFLDGGLRAVRQVLVTLELISEREVERRSGI from the coding sequence GTGACACTAGAGTGGCAGATAGAGGAACTTGAGCGGCGGATCAAATACAGATTTATTGACCAGGCACACCCCCAGAGGGCGCTGACCCGGCTGGCATTCGCCGGGGAACAGCACTTCGAAGACGACAGGGATATGGATGCCCTGGCTACGCTCGGGGATGCGGTGATCGATCTCCTGGTGATCGACGACCTGCTGCGGACCGGGGTGACCAGAAAAGGAGAGATTACGGTCTTGAAGGTGCGAAGGGTAAACATGAGCGTCCTCCGTTCCATCGCCGAATCGCTCGATCTAGCCCCGCTGGTCTTCTGGGGAAAGGGAGAGGAGACCCAGCAGGTCTGGCTGTCGGGCAGAGTGCTCGCAGAGTGCTGCGAAGCGGTGATCGGGGCGGTCTTTCTCGACGGCGGGCTCAGGGCTGTTCGGCAGGTGCTGGTGACACTAGAACTTATCAGCGAGAGAGAGGTTGAGCGTCGATCTGGAATATAA
- the pdxT gene encoding pyridoxal 5'-phosphate synthase glutaminase subunit PdxT, with translation MDVKIGVLALQGDVAEHITAFQQVLDTIPSVVGSVVEVREAAQIPSLDAIAIPGGESTTISRLIEKNRMHEVLTGFQGGIFATCAGMVLMAKSVEDPRICPLGLIDMEVDRNAFGRQRESFEADIPVQGLDAPFHAVFIRAPVVRSVGAEATVLATIDQGIVAVLQGKHMALSFHPELAGDLRLHRLFLTGLGIV, from the coding sequence GTGGACGTTAAGATAGGGGTACTGGCACTCCAGGGGGATGTCGCCGAGCATATCACGGCCTTCCAGCAGGTCCTCGATACAATCCCTTCGGTCGTGGGATCGGTCGTTGAGGTGCGGGAGGCGGCACAGATCCCGTCCCTCGATGCGATTGCGATCCCTGGCGGGGAGTCGACGACGATCTCGCGGCTGATCGAGAAAAACCGGATGCACGAGGTGTTGACCGGATTTCAGGGCGGGATATTTGCGACCTGCGCCGGGATGGTGCTGATGGCGAAGAGTGTTGAGGATCCAAGGATCTGCCCGCTCGGTCTGATCGACATGGAGGTGGACCGGAACGCCTTCGGGCGACAGCGTGAGTCCTTCGAGGCTGATATCCCAGTTCAGGGGCTGGACGCCCCGTTCCATGCTGTCTTCATCCGAGCGCCTGTGGTCAGGTCGGTCGGTGCGGAGGCTACGGTCCTTGCTACGATCGATCAGGGAATCGTTGCGGTATTGCAGGGGAAGCACATGGCCCTCTCATTCCACCCGGAACTCGCTGGGGATCTCAGGCTTCACCGGCTCTTCCTTACAGGGCTCGGGATCGTCTGA